ACCATGAATCAAGATCAAGTAACAGCAAAATTGTCGCAAATTCAGAGCAAGAACCTCGAGACTGTATTTTCCTTGGGCGAAGCCGCTCTTGAGAATGCACAAAAGCTCGTAGAACTCAATTACGACGCATCCAAGAACGCACTTCTGAATGCTCAAGAGAACATTCAGCAGGTAATCACCGCTAAAGATCCAAAAGACGTGAGCGAGTTCCTTCAAGCTGAAACTTTGCAGGAAGTAGGTAATCAGGCGATTGCTCATCAGCGTAAAGTTACGAAAGTATTGCGTGAGAGCGGCAAAGAGTTCGCTAACGTTGTAGAAGCTAGCATTGAACAAACTCAAGTTGGTATGCAAGATTGGGTAAATACATTAGCTGCTAACGCACCAGCCGGTTCGGATGTATTTGTATCTGCATTCAAAACTTCGATGAACTCGGTGATGCAGGGTTTTGAGCAGTTCCGTGAAGCCAGTAAAGATGCAATGGCAACGGTAGAGAAATCTGCTGACCAAGCTTTCGAAGCATTCCAAGGTCAAATTGCTCAAGTAAAAAAAGCTGCTGCTCCGGCTAAACGTAAGGCTGCTTAATTGAGCTAGTTTTACCAGTAGGATTTATGAGTCAAGAACCCGCCCTATATGGGCGGGTTTTTTTATTCAGTGTTGAATTTTTATTCTTCTTCGTGATTTAGTAAATTATTAGCAATTACTTTATTGGGTTTCACACCCAACTCCTTAACGCGTTCTGCTGCTTTAATCAAGTTACCTTTACCCGACTTGAGCTTATTAAAGGCGTCATGGTAGCTTGATTGGGCTTGATCAAGACGCTTTCCAATTTGCTCTAAGTCCTCTACAAACCCCACAAACTTATCATAGAGATTTGCGCACTGACGTGCAATTTCCATTGCATTCTTATTCTGTTGATCCTGGCGCCATAAGTGAGCAACTGTTCGGAGTGTTGCCATCAGAGTGCTGGGACAGACCAAGACAATATTTTTAGCAAGGGCCTCTTGATATAAATTAGGTGCAGCCTTAAGTGCACTTAAAAATGCTGGCTCAATGGGGATAAACATCAGCACAAAATCAACGGTAGATAAATCAGCGATACCTGCATAGTTCTTGGCAGATAGCCCTTGAATATGTTGACGGATCGATTGGATATGAGCTAAGAGCTCTTGTTTTGCAATCGCATCGTCACCCGCTTCAGTATGGCGGGCATAGGCTGTAATCGATACTTTGCTATCAATGACTAGGTGTCGGCCTTCGGGGAGCTTAACGATCACATCAGGCTGAAGTCTTCCGCCGTCGGCTTGTGTATGACTATCTTGGACAAGGTATTCTTCACCCTTACGAAGACCAGAAGACTCGAGGATGGACTCTAAAACAAGCTCCCCCCAGTTACCCTGAATCTTCGAGTCACCCTTTAGGGCATTGGTCAATGATCTTGCTTCATCTGACATCTTTAGATTTAGATTGGCTAGGCGCTCGATCTCGTTCTTCAGAGCAAAGCGCTCACGTGACTCTTGGTCGTAGGAGTTACTAACCTGTTCCTTAAACTCGGTTAGCTTAGTTTGCAAAGGTTTTAATAAGATATCTAATTGCTGCGCGTTTTGTTCTGTAAATTTTCTAGACTTATCTTCCAAAATCTCATTGGCTAGGTTCTTAAACTGATTAGTGAGTGCTTCTTTAGCTTCATTGAGAGACTCAATACGGTTCTGTACTTGCTTGCG
This genomic interval from Polynucleobacter sp. UK-FUSCHL-C3 contains the following:
- a CDS encoding phasin family protein; translation: MNQDQVTAKLSQIQSKNLETVFSLGEAALENAQKLVELNYDASKNALLNAQENIQQVITAKDPKDVSEFLQAETLQEVGNQAIAHQRKVTKVLRESGKEFANVVEASIEQTQVGMQDWVNTLAANAPAGSDVFVSAFKTSMNSVMQGFEQFREASKDAMATVEKSADQAFEAFQGQIAQVKKAAAPAKRKAA
- the rmuC gene encoding DNA recombination protein RmuC, with product MSDLSLLIPALSFGITIGLLVYVFILRSHQKQTAVSLFEQTTLLNALREERDQAVLHAIRLEAELDSERKQVQNRIESLNEAKEALTNQFKNLANEILEDKSRKFTEQNAQQLDILLKPLQTKLTEFKEQVSNSYDQESRERFALKNEIERLANLNLKMSDEARSLTNALKGDSKIQGNWGELVLESILESSGLRKGEEYLVQDSHTQADGGRLQPDVIVKLPEGRHLVIDSKVSITAYARHTEAGDDAIAKQELLAHIQSIRQHIQGLSAKNYAGIADLSTVDFVLMFIPIEPAFLSALKAAPNLYQEALAKNIVLVCPSTLMATLRTVAHLWRQDQQNKNAMEIARQCANLYDKFVGFVEDLEQIGKRLDQAQSSYHDAFNKLKSGKGNLIKAAERVKELGVKPNKVIANNLLNHEEE